Within the Rosa rugosa chromosome 2, drRosRugo1.1, whole genome shotgun sequence genome, the region GATGGTGATTTTAGATGCAAGCTTTGATCGATTAGGAACTTATATTTGCTATCAAGATGTTTAATAATTTTGAAACTTGGTTTAAATTATGCGCTCTTTGCATCGATCATTGAGATTATGAGTTTAAAGTTACTTCATTGGATATGAATCCTCTCCTGAGTTTGTGTTTTATCTGAGCTACGTGCCTATGTTCTGAAGCAGATAGGACAAAATGTTTAGGTTTATTGAATTTTTCCTCAAGTTTTTCTATCGATAAGATTTATGTTCGAATTGGAGTTTTGAGAGGAACTAGAAATATTTCTCTTCTCGATTGTATAACTTTTTGAAATAAGAAAACTAAGAGGAGAGAAAATCTAGCCAAAGAATGTTTCATCAGATAAGGGGGTAGAGCGGTAAGGTGTTGAGATGAGACAAAATGCACAAATGCATAAGAAGAGTAAAGGAAATTTGGGATTGCGAATTCAAGCAGTAAAAGTCATTAAATGTAGATGGCTAGCTACACGTGTTCTTATCTACTTCAAAGCTTAAGTAAGTCAGGTAAAACACAAGCTCAGGAGATAAATCCTACTTCATTTATCACACTTTTTAGGATTTCACTTTCAAATGTTGCGTAGACAGTGactatttatgttttttttttttttttttgactttgtcaaggggaacccaaaggcttcctaggcccaagataaaccccttcagcgcTTGTGAAATGCtctaactgtgcattgcagcacagtgcctggccactttgactaTTTATGTTGAGCTAGCACCCTCTACTGTAGGTGACAGTTTTAAATAACTGTGATAAAGAAGTGAATTTCAGCCACATGTATAAATTAAAAACCTGAAATTATAACGACTTAAAgttgtgcatttattttcaatcATCATATTCACATAACATTTACATTATTTTAAAAATCGTCCCTTATATGACCAACTTTAGCTCATTATGAACCCTTTAAGAAAGCTTAGCAACCGTGTGATCTCGATATAGTATTCGTCGTTGTCTGTGGTTTTTATCTTGTATCTGAGCTTACCATACCTACTGAAAATTGGGTTTAGGAGATTTTATCAATTTATTCTATATCTAAGTGACGTCCTTGTGGCATTGATAACAAAGCGAGGTTTTCTGTTTGTGTATTAACGAGACTTCTATTAAATGAACGCATGTGGTGGGAAGAGAAGCATGAAAACtttgattctttttctttctgtttcaaTATTTTTTGAAAATCTACTTAATTTTATTGTGCTTAGTCTTGGGATTTGGTAGGAACTTTGTTGACAAGAGTGTTTGCTGTCATTGAGTGACCTCAACCACCATTGTCCAACATGTAGCTCCCATCGTTCTTTCCAAAGATTAATGTAGTCACAGTGGTTGGAAGTCAATATATCTGAATCTTAAAGTTTCATAATGATATTCTTAAACCATATATCACTTGAAAGGGAATGGAGTTGGTGGAGGAAAAACATTGATAGCTTACTATCATCATTAGTTGAACTAAACTGCACCTGATAATTGCTCCAGGACGATTGATATCTGTGCTTTACTGTGTGAGTTGTGAAGCTGAATGATTTAGTCAGATGCTTGTTATTTTTCCTTATAATTTTTTGTGTACGTGTATATTGTTTCTAGAATTGAGTCATTGTGTGCtggggattttttttctttttctttttcttttttgtaatgAATTTTGTTTGGGCTGCATGGTGATTGTTCTAGTTCAATTTGGGTTCGTCCTTGTAAGTGTTTGCAAATGACTGTGAAGTAGACTTGTAGTTCACTCACAAATGCCACAGGTCTATAACTTCAAGGTATCGAATCTTTGTTGCGGTACAAAGTCTAAATTTTTTTGAACCTTGATGTGAAGTCATGTGTATCAAATAAGCACATTAGTAAATATAACGTTATACCATATTGACAGGCTGGAGAAGAAGTTCTTGCTTCTTTTTTGTAGCTTCATTCCTGTGTTTAAAACTTTAAATCTTACCTATCAGTGGACTTCTTCCTCTGCAGTTTAGGTTGCACTTTTTATATCAATTAAGAAAATCACTTATTATGGGAAAATGAAGGTTTCATATCTTAGTTTAATGGAAGAGTCCCTATTTATCTCCCTTTCAATTTAAATTTGGAAGGATAATTGGAAGTTTTGGActtgtaattaaaaaaaataaaaatagtggAAGTTTTGGAGCGTTGGGGTAGCTTGGGGTACTTAGATTAGATAGCCTCTTTCGTGGTTATCGGCTTATAAGAGTCGTTGATATTTTCATTTGGTGTGGCCTTCATTTggttatatacacacacacatttttttttgtctttttcccCCCTTCCCTTTAAGAACATGCTTCtgagaaattgaaattttttttttttttgtctttttatgtAATGTTTAATTCGTAACACAGGATGTCAGAAGCCCCATTTAGACCACGTGAGCATCTGGTGGAGAAGCAGAAATATTTCCAAAGCGTCCACAAATACACATATCTAAAGGGACCATTTGATAAGGTCACCTCTGTCGCCATTCCAGCTGCTTTGGCTGCTGCTACTTTGTTTCTTATTGTAAGTTAATACTTTTCTCTTTTTCAGAGTATGAAAGTCCATCTATGAAGAAAGTTTAATTTCATTGTTTTTCTTGCCATTGAATCGTAATATCTTGTGTCATTTAATGCAGGGACGAGGTATCTACAACATATCACATGGGATCGGGAAGAAGGAATGAGGCAGCACTGGAAAATGACCACATGGCTGGAAATCGGAGTTTCAAAATATAAGTTCTTCCAGACTCTAGtgtgttgtaggagaatagaattgtgtttattattgataataggagccctttatatagggagtttacagagtacacaaaaggtaaCAGAATTGGAATACAATTAGTATACCTAGGGtactttcctattacaactctaaaccctagtttgaagaggcacacattatgtcgatatccttcaacactcccccttgtgccgctcaaacttggtgatgacgctttaattgttgcctcgttaaaaaccttgccaggtaacaaaaactctgtgggacaaaaataactctggtcgaaggacaaaaagagcacaacacgtccttcactcttcgagatcgaacatgtagacatcatgcctccccctgatgtcaatatctccccctgattgctacaatcatgagagttcggataactttttcaatccgatgctcttcacatgtttctcgaaggtggactTTGGTAAcaacttagtaaataagtccgctacattatcctcttatcggatttggttcacttcagtatttagaagtgcttgttgtcattttgatggaggggaggaggagcacggaaggtggcattttgccttgtggggtccgatcccacactttcgtcatctcttttctctgtagggatagaacaagcccatatcaatcgtacttctcaaatatcgaaagattgtttttataccaatctaatggtgttgcgttggcgcggggctatgtctagccaacaagttcataataattgaggtgtccggtcttgtattgtgctaagtacaataatgcgcctattgtacataaataagcacttctgctattaacacgacttcgtcatcatccctgggacgaaacggatcccttttagggccaagactacggacgaccatggtgcatctttgactttatcaaaaatgtctcttgacacggtatacaagttctgaaTTTAGAcaaaatcgtgttctcccaaggtccttcctcttaaactcggatttcaggtgttcatcggtttcccttaactctcaagggttccaattataaaccgcgacaattgcaaatccggaacttgttatggaaacgcgtgggcatagttcatcatatcccttcccaatcaagtagtcattttagtgagcattttctctacgttggcattcttcaacgcagtaaggttcgatgtcattggtcttaacagttccacgtcctcatgtacactagtgtagttcgtagagatctctatattttcaggaattggttctaacattgaggcgtcccccaacgatgtctcttggacataaccacaatccaaaatattctcatgagacggattatgagtatcaatgatcaatggatcaagttgtgccaaacaagctctcttcttagggcgagaatccatcgaacctatgggtctcctactctctctagcggaacccatggcctatgacgccattatgccacctttgtggcgtcaccatactaCCATCCATAGTAGTGGTGcagtacccatcttctctgggtggcaccatgtcctcttgtggggacatcaatccttacaggcatgtttgcagcaggtatatgtgatctcgtcacttttaggggatcaagatgagacatagtggggacagaccacgacaattcctgtcgtttctgttgaacattgacgttctaatctccccctaacgactggaagactgtctcatcaaagtgacaattcgcaaatccagcgaaatagagatcgcctgtcaagggttctacatagcggacttatagttggagactcatgtccaacaaatatatatatgcattcgttgcaatgactcatgttgatgcgctgtggcgacgcaattggcacatgaaccgcacactcaaatatgcataaatacaAGATATTaaactcgaacccagtcactagctgtaacgcaaataaaagttgagtggctgctatgagtcgtagacgaattagcatagctgcatgcgttattgcataacccaagcggaaatattggtgcgcattaccaatgtctgggCGACCATTGTAGTcatttaatggtggcttttccgcgagaccaattgggtgtgtacatgagaatatgatacttgatatcaatacccaatgatatgcaatagtcatcgaaaactgtcgatgtaaactctctagcattatcaagtcaaattgactgaatgggatgatctgggtagtgagcccgtagccatatgttatgtgctaggagtgtagtataagcagcattacgagtggataatggcacaacacgtgaccagcgtgtttgcgtatcaaccaacaccataaaacatctatatggtccgcaagttggttgatcaaatccatagaattcccttagattctttgtgagaatggaattatttcctcaatctcctttgcataggatggtctcaatcctaaataacaggctttacagaacgaaacatgggctttataatcaaccaataaaGGTTTTGGTGAAGCCATAGtgtcacaatagacttgagaagtagagagaggagtttatggcgtcaatgccatgtatttgccgcaaggggtaggcggcgccggccatgtatggtcggtctttgcacaatcatggcgccatgaggcgcatgt harbors:
- the LOC133734689 gene encoding uncharacterized protein LOC133734689: MSEAPFRPREHLVEKQKYFQSVHKYTYLKGPFDKVTSVAIPAALAAATLFLIGRGIYNISHGIGKKE